A section of the Candidatus Dependentiae bacterium genome encodes:
- a CDS encoding nucleoside-diphosphate kinase produces the protein DPAKASENSIRKLYGTNKGENATHGSDAPETAKVEIKFFFPELA, from the coding sequence CGGATCCAGCAAAAGCATCTGAAAATAGTATTAGAAAACTTTATGGTACAAATAAAGGCGAAAATGCAACTCACGGTTCGGATGCACCTGAAACTGCTAAAGTTGAAATCAAATTCTTTTTTCCTGAATTAGCTTAG